CGGACCACacaagaattatgcggccgcattcctaaatctacggaccgcagaagatTTACCTTGCGACCGCAGTCCAGAAATGTGTGGCCGAAGAAGAATGCCTCATGGCTGCAGtttagaattgtgcggccgcagaactccaggtcctgccagatgaagaaataTGCGGATCgtacatgaaattgtgcggctgcagaaccttccgaggggtatttttgtccgagatttttagccttgtataaataaatgagtttcataaaattaggtcaagtttgaacctctgAAGTTGCTGTAGCCATTTTTTGTTttactattttaggaagttttactttgctttggtgtatttacaatagatttaatcatttttaacttccattatgagtttaattagtttctcttccttattttcttcaaaatccatTATGAGTggctagacttttactagggttgtgactcaaccctagtgtgtaaaccttatgggtatttaatttagtgGTTGTTTATGATTGTGTATTTATTATCTAGCTTAGTTCATActttaattatagaattaatggttgcaaacattagttcatgcctatttgacttagtctctacttgagaaagaaagatctagtctaggataacttagctaacaaggaattgggtcaattgagagattgattaacccaattaaagggttcaacctagagatagtaataacccaacttgagctcttatcaactgttttgggtgatacctatttggtcttgagaaattcaaattgggcaaaaccactctttgaccgagaggtattaagtgggtaaattagagttgatagctataatacatccCAATCAACgaaacaagcattaaagtctcAATCTTATTAGGAaaacacctaggtcatggtcacatccctaggctttttatccatTTAAAAAAACCTTTAAAATAATTTTCTCTAGTCGTCTTCctttattttgcaatcattagagtaaaattagaaatagaaaacataACTTTGTGTGAAAGTGCAATCTAGCAAATCCAATTGAATTCATTAGATACCGATTCCTATCTCGAAAACGTGTTTTCTCCTCTTTGATTTTCTTAACTATCTTCTATAGGAGACCTTTTTTTGTCCAATCAAAAATGATTTTATCATTTCGGAATCCGCAATTCAATATAGATGGATATATACCCCATCCATATGTCTCTCTTCCTGCCATTTTGCCATTAAATTTGGAATACTTGAACGGTCGATTCTTTTTTTTTATCTTCACTTTCGCCTGAAAGCGGAGGAATGTCTCATTAGTTATAACTAACCATTCCATTAAACAATTAGAAtttgaaataaatataaatatagaatgAGAGATATATATGATATAGAATCAAATATAGAActgtaataaaaaataaaaaggatttcaaatgacaaaaaaagaaatgaaaaagaacATTTACCATTCAAattgaaaatgaaaataaaagaatattaaCAATATTTACAATCACTATTTAATAATATTAGTATTAgaattgttattagaattgtGATAAATCGAAATTCTATATCGCTATGAAATTCTATATCGCTATATTAATCCTTATGTTCTAGAATATTCAATATAATATTGAATAGTTAATAACTAAGATTCCAATTCCAATAGTTTAGTCAAGGTTGAAGTTGATCatcctgatgatgatgaaggttggatGTTGGTGAGTCATCGAAGGCGCCACAAAAAGAATCAAaagaacaaccaacaaggaaaatgatggtaaaaGACCAAGGAAACAGAATCCAGTTAGGAGTTTGAATAAAGCAAAAGTGGAGGTACACCACAACCAAAAGCCACGACATCTAGTGACCTTGGAGGATTTCTTTCCATGTTGGTTCCGCATGAAGATTTCCCGTGATGGTATTGGGGATTTTTGTTGCAATGCTGATAAagggaaagaaaagagtgatgacctaccattGGCACCATCCTCAGAAAAGCTCAACGAGTCCATTCCTCAATAAGTTAATGCTTGCGAGGAAAAAGTTacgttcacaaatgacgatcttcCACTAGGTGACACTCCTCATAACCATCCGTTGTACCTATTTGGCTATATGCACGATGAAAGGTTATatcgaattttggttgatggaggatccttaGTGAACATCTTGTCAATTTGCACtttgaaagaacttggtattccgaTGAACGAACTCACAACAAGTCGTGTGATGattcaaggattcaaccaaggggggcaAAGAGCCATGGGTGTGATCAAgttgggaatcaccattgaagatatgcaatcaagtgcatggatGCCTGTGACCGATGTGAAGACTTCATACAACGCCTTGCTTGGAGGGCCTTGGATAtatgagaataaagtggttccatctacctactATTAATGTTTGAAATACTACGAaggtgaagtcgagaagaagatagttgtTGATGACGAGCCATTCATCGAGGCTGAGTCACACATGCAAAGTTTTACTTGAAGAACCGCATTATGAAGGATGTAAAAGCTGATGATGTCATGAATGACAAGAATGATGATTCCATAACTAAGAGAGCTAAGGTGGTTGCCGATAAAACCAAGGTTGTTGCTGAATTGGTATAccctaactcaaataaatcccaTAGAGGGAACACAATGTCTTGTGGCAAGAAAGTAACTCATGTGCTTTGCTATGTCCCTAAAAGAGGCAAAATGATGGGCAATCAGACAAACTCCAAACCAATATGCTAAGGGAGTTAACTCTTCCTATCAaacgaattgaggcagtaaagtttCTCTCAACACTACTTGCAGGGTTTGTGGCCCAAAATCATTCGCAGAATATGGCACTCTATACGGAGCGTACAGATAAAGACTTCGATCCTAATgcttacaggctatttgcaaaagctggatatATTCCCAATGAGCTATCAAAATTAGGGAATCTCCCGTTAGAAGATGCTACAAGGAAACCACGTGAAGGTATGGGGTACAAGCAACCATCACCAGTtcgcatctccataagaagggaaaataataattatatcactgTAGCAGATGAATCTGTCGTTTCTAACAGACTTTCagtctttgatcgacttggaaaacaAACTGTAAGGACTTCCATATTTGAAATATTGGGTCCATTAAATAAGGAAACAAGTTCTTGAGAAATTATTTAAATACAAGAACACTCGCTTCGCCCAAAATTCAGAAAATatctaaggatttccaaagtatgattccttctagaatgaggcaATAGATGAAACTCGTGGTTTCGTGTGACGAGGTGCTGAAGGTAAAGTCATATATTGTGGCCTACACCAAGAAACGTGATAAAGATTAAGAGAGCATTGGCTATTCATATCATGTCACTGTAGAAGGCAAGCAATATGTTTCATCTCCAATGAAGGCTGGCGAAAAACTAGAGGATATTTCTTGGTGTTACCACATATCTTTCAATGATGGAGATCCTCAAAAAGATGAGGATGCAAAAGATGCTCCCCCGGAACTTGAAGAAGGATTGAAGACAACggttgatgccttaaaagaagttaatctTGGCATAGATGAAGAACCAAGGCCTACTTACCTAAGTGTTTTACTAGTAAcagatgaagaaagcacttatatcgagttactcaaggagttcaaggatgtctttgcttggagttaAAAAGAGATTCCtggcttggaccctaaagtagcagtccatcaccttACAGTCAAGAATGACGTTCGTCCTATTAAGCAAGCTCAAAGGTGCTTTAGGTCGGACTTGGTTCCTTTAATAGAAAGTGAAGTAAACAAACTCATTGAAGCTAGATTTATTCGTGAAGTTAAATACCAAACATGAGTTTCAAGTATTGTTCCCGTGAGAAAGAAGAATGACCAAATTCGAGTATGTGTTGACTTTAGGTATCTCAATAATGCATACCCTAAGGATGAATTCCCGCTTCCTATTTCAGAGCTTATGATTGATTCTACCACTAGGTATGAGGCAATGTCATTCATGGATGGTTCATCAAGCTATAACCAAAATTGCATGCCACCAAAAGATGAAGAACTTACTGCATTCCACACCCCaaagggtatttattgctacaaggtaatgcgTTTTGGCTTGTAAAACGCTGGTGCTACTTACTGAAGGGCTATGCAAAATATTTTTGATGACCTTCTCCACAAGAATGTTGAATGCtatgttgacgacttggtggtaatATCTAGAAAGAAGAGCGACCACTTAAAAAACTTGAGAATGGTATTTGAGTTGCTCTGGAGGTACCAAAATGTGCCTTTAGAGTTACTTccggaaagttccttggtttTATTATTTGGCATCGATATatcgaaattgatcaagccaaagttgATGCAATTTTGAAAATGCATGAGCCTCGagatattcatgaattgaaaagtTTACAAGGAAAGCTAGCTTatcttaggagattcatctcgaATTTATCTCGGAGATGCCAACCATTCAGTCACCTTATgaagaaaggtgtccctttcaagTGGGACCAAACGTTTAGTAATGCCTTTGAGAGCATTAAACCCTACTTGATAAAGCCTCCATTTTTAGCAGCCCCCATACCTAGAAAGACATTGATACTATACATTGCGGTACAAAAGCTCTGTTGGAGCACTGTTGGTccaagaaaatagtgaggggaaagaaagctctctttactacttgagcacGATGATGAAACCAAACTagctgaattattcgccaattgaaaagttCTGTTTGGTGCTAGgcttctcaattcaaaagttaaagcactactttcaagctcatgttgttcgtcttgtttctaaagcaaatcccatcaagtttgTGATGTGAAAAATCTGTTCTTAGTGATCAACTAGCGAGATGGTACCTCCAATTTCAATATTTCGAGATTGTGTACGTCCCTCAAAAGGTTGTAAAAGGATAAGCATTGGCATACTTCTTGGCAGGTCATCCAATACCTGATGACTAGGAACTAGCTGATGAACTACCTGGCGAAGACGCAATGGTCGTTAAAGTACAACCTGCATGGAATATGTACTTTAATGGCATTGCACATCGCCGAGGAGCTGGTGTTggtgtagtatttgtcacttctcaagggGAGGTTCTGCCCTACTCCTTTACGTTGACAAAACTTTGCTCCAACAATGTTGCTGAATATCAAGTactaatacttgggcttgaaatggctgtcgATATGAAGCAgttgcaattgcaagtctttggtgactcccAGTTAGTGGTCAACCAGCTTTTAGGTAGCTATGAGGTCAAGAAACATGAACTATGCCCTTATCATAATTATGCTAAAATATTGATGGGATGGGTTGGTAATATGACTATTCAACATGTACCTAGGAAAGAAAATAATAAAGCTCATGCTTTAGCTGcctagcttcatcgttaacccTACCCGATCAAGCCCTAGTTACTATCtaccaaaaatgggtagtaccgccgCCAAATGGGGGTGCAAGTGAAGACAATGAACTTAAGTATCTTGTCGTTGTTTCTGAAGCTGATTAAGGAAGAATGTCGACAAACCCATTATTGATTACTTGAGCTAGAGGTTACTTTCAGAAAATCTGATGAGAAGGACTGAAATCCACCgtcgtgcacctcgcttcctttactatAAAGATACTATATATAGAATATTTTGAGGGAGTACTCTTACGATGCTTAGGGGAAGATAAAGCACTCCAAGATTTGCAAGAAgcacattctggggtatgtgggtcacactagtctggaccaaagctccacttccatataaaaaggatgagatattattggccaacgatggtaaaagattTCTTGGACTAtgctcgaagatgcaaggcttgccAATTCCATACAAATTTTATTTATCAGCCTCCCGAAGTGTTGCACCCGACTGTGGCATCCTCACCTTTAGAAGCTTGGGGATtggatattattggaccactataaaatcctctggtgggcacctatacatcttggctACAACTGACTACTTTTCAAAATGGGCTAaagttgttgctcttaaggaAATAAGAAAGGAAAATATTGCAAGTTTCATCTgagtaaacataatctatcgctttgacattcctcgttacataataatGGATAATGGCAAACCATTCGACAATaagttgatgaacaagatttgtgatctctttgtcttcaagcaacgtaactcttcGATGTACAATGCTAccgccaatggtctagctgaggcattcaacaaaactctatgcaacttgttaaagaaagttgTCTCCAAATCCAAACAAGATTGACATGACCGTATGGAAGAAGATATGTAGGAATATAGAACAACTCACCGCATACCAACATAAACAACCCCTTATTCACTTGTCTATGGAGTCGAAGCCGTTTTCCACTCGAGCGTTAAATTCCTTCATTACGATTAGCTATTTaagaagggatcactgatgaagaaaatgttCGACTTTGATTATCAGAGTTGGAGGATTTGGATGAGAAAAGtttggaagctcaacagagtcttgaatgttatcaagctcgattgtctcgtGCCTTTAATAAAACAGTTCGCCCGAGATcatttcaagtaggagatcatgTCCTTGCCATacgaagacccattattacttGCCATAAACATGTAGGAAAGTTTCCTTTAAAATGTGATGGGTCATATGTCGTATAAGAAGCTTATTCAAGTGGGGCTTAGAAGATGGTTGATGCAGATGCATGAGAATCGGCCCCATCAATGGCAAGTTCTTAAaaaagtattatccttgaagttgcaatGCTTCTTGATGCACGAGCCTAAACCGCATGTTCCTATACTCCTGGACCGCAAGAGTATAAACTGTATACGacccaataaaataaaataaaataaaataaaagtctgctaggttgaaaaccttaaaagaggcggcctaggcaaaagttaggacatttaaaaaaatattcacccattctgaactacggtatgacttgatcctcttcactgaGATACGTAGAGAgtttagagtttcattctaagttcagtcgcatgagttaaaaaataatatatcacCCCTAACACTATTCAAGTAAGGcatgatagaataaaatcttcTTGTTGGCACCTAAACATAAGGCTTACATATATATTTTACCTTATCAAAAGGCTGATGGCTCATGTGGGCAAGTCCATTGGCTCAATAGTAGATTAGTATCTCCGAAAGGATGGTTATAGTCATCTTTGAAGGAGGCAAAATCTTAACGTTGAAATTTTAAGTCCGCTAGTTTTTGAGTGGAAGTCTTAAAAAGGTCTCCAAGTAGAGAAGTCGAATTTGTAAAATCCATCAAGTCTCCAATTAAAATAATTCTTGATTTAAAGGTGCTTCTATGTCAAGGTATCACCTTTTGGGGTAAAAGTGCTCAAAGCTGAAAATCCCAACGTAGCTAAATGCGAAGGCTTTATAAAGTATTACCTAGAACTATCCTAGAGGAattcaattttaaatttttatatatcTTGAATTTTGAAGTCTAGTTTTCGATAAATCAAACGGTTCTTAATTTCGACATTTCTACAGTAAGATATGAATTGTTTGGTGAAGTtgcataaatttaaaattgtcaaCGTGTCGGAATCTAaagttaattttaaaatattatctgGGATGATTCTGAAGGTGTTTGATTGGAAATTTTGGATATGTACTAAATTTTGAAGTCTAATTTTCACGAAATTAAACGGTTTGTAATTTCGACATGTCTACACCAAGATATGATTTTTTTGGTGAGACCGCCCAATTCTAAAATTGTCAATATGGTGGAATCTAAAGTTGGCTTTAAAATATTATCTGAGACGATTATGAAGGTGTTTGATTGGTAATTTAGTATATTTCCTAGATTTTTAAGTCTAGTTTTCATGAAATTAAACGGTTTATAATTTTGACATGTCTACACAAAGATATGGATTTTTTGGTGAGACCGCGCAATTCTAAAATTGTCAACGTGGTGGAATATAAAGTTAGTTTTAAAATATTACCCGGGGCGATTATGAAAGTGTTTGATTCCGAATTTTGGATATGTCTTAGATTTTAAAGTGTAGTTTCTAAGAATCAAATGGCTCATATTTTTGACGTTCTCACATTGAGATATATACTTCCTACCACAAAGGTACTAAGATGATGAACAAtattattttcaaagaaaaggGAGGATGTATATTCAAATACAGAGAATTTCGAGATATGAACGACAACAATGTTTAAAATAAAGCCATGTTCTATTTTGTGGATGTCAATACATCATGCTAAGCAAGCAAATATTGATATTGAACCTCAAGAAAAAAAGGGAAAACATCAATGAAAACACGCAATATAAAATAAAACAGATGGAGTTTTCATTTCCAAGAATAGTCGCTAGTTGACCAAAtgcaataaaaaaaataagaggcaaataaaataCACTATATAGATTAATCCAAACATAACTTGTAATTGACCAGGTCTTTAAGGGTGGCCTCTAAGCGTTGTTTCTTCGTCTCCACGTCGTCCAAGTCATCACCAGTCACCAAGGAAACATAAGAACATCTACAGTACTCCTCTACAGCAGATGTGACTCTAGATTCAATCTCTTCAAGCTCTTTCTTGGTAGCTTGTTGGAGAGCTCTTAACTGTTTCGCTTTCTCCTTGGCCTCTTTGAGAGATTAACTGGTAGCAGACAATTTCTCGACCTTTTTCCCTTTTTCAGTCAAGACAAAATCAAGATGTTCCTTGGCTTTCAAAAATAACTCTAAGTCTTCAACGTCCACAACCTTATCAGAAAGAGTTGATCGTGCCTGGTCATATGAAGTGGCAAGCTCAAAGAAAGACGTTAATATGTCTTTTTAAAGGGGAAATATCCACACCCTTACTATCCATCTCCTCAAGAATCACTTGGATCTCGAATTGAAGAGAAGAAATATTGTTTGCAGTAAGGCCGGAGAGTTTGGCATGAATTTTATCCCAGACATTCAAGATGAAATCCTTGCGAAGAGTCAAGACAACCTTTTTTCCATCAAATATAGACATTGTTGGTGCTGATGGTTGGTAAAAATTAGGCCCCGATTTTGCTCCATGATTAGGAATCAAAGTCTCCTCTAGGTATGACTTAGATGTTGGAAGTGATTTCCTCGAGTCTAGCTCTACCACAGATTCACTATTACGTTGTGGCTTGCTTTGATGTGACGCTATCAAATAACCGTTTGGCTGCATAGAAAAAGACAGACAGTTAGTGAAGTTACTtgaatattataaaataatatgaaAGTGTTGATCATTACCTCTTTAATATCCGTCAAAGTCCTTGAAGAAATTTATTCTTgggcttgaacttgatttcttggaCTTGGACTTGATTACTTAaagcttgtagagaaatttgcgtcttttgatccacgagctctctcttgcttcttgttatgaCTTCTGATGTCTTTTttgagttatgaagacccctgtttatagttgtggaagagaagAGTTATCATGAGAACAAACCCTTTTCGACCAATTAGAGTGAAGCATGACAATACCGCATTTGTTTGGCCTGAACATATCACTTGCACATGTGTAGATTCATTgaccttttaatttgacttggcatgccttatCATTTTTGACACGTGCCTTGATACTATTGGTTCTTTTATTTGACTTAgtgtgccacgtcatttgacatgtgacaccaaactgggcctctaggaaaatgacatcttgggcttaatgaagtgggatTATCACTTGTAGCCCAaataaatgggctagcccaatggatttAGACTTATTTATTAAtcatatatattggacttatataattaatccaattatattagcacaataaatttatttgaactaatatatcttaaatttaaaataaagtttaaattattttatgaatttaattcTAATAAAATTTCCATGCCCACGCCCAGATATTTCAATTAAATATCCAGAATTCTTCCTTTGCCGCAAAAAAAGGCGTAATATGCCAACACAACGCCATGTAGTCACATACAGGAGTAGATTTGAGTGAACTCAATAAGTTCTGCTCAAAACAAATATTTgtgttaaaattttattaaatatgta
The DNA window shown above is from Nicotiana tomentosiformis chromosome 8, ASM39032v3, whole genome shotgun sequence and carries:
- the LOC138897731 gene encoding uncharacterized protein — encoded protein: MSFMDGSSSYNQNCMPPKDEELTAFHTPKGIYCYKELADELPGEDAMVVKVQPAWNMYFNGIAHRRGAGVGVVFVTSQGEVLPYSFTLTKLCSNNVAEYQVLILGLEMAVDMKQLQLQVFGDSQLVVNQLLGSYEVKKHELCPYHNYAKILMGWVGNMTIQHVPRKENNKAHALAA